A window of Cohnella herbarum contains these coding sequences:
- a CDS encoding S-layer homology domain-containing protein — MNNPDEQQKPQRSFKDIKTTDWFYDAVAYVQQNGIFSGTDNDSFSPGGTMTRAMYVTVLGRMAGVDVSKYTTSAFADVQSDAYYAPYVQWAVEKGITKGKGNHKFSPDAAITREQMATLTLGFFESYKIPYQTNVSLTSKPKDLSDISPWAVDAIVKLWQAGLLTGDAKGNFNPRSQATRAEAAMFSMRSNQVVKAGANPNPTNPTTEPSKPTTGGGSSSTNPPSSPNPGNSLNTYTITFETNGGSTIPSLSLQQGKRLNNLPVPLKVGAIFQGWYKDSGLTQVLLNDDVVSGNMTLYAKYIDSVEEAVQSIPSITVLDQAPSFKIKVTDTTGSLTAEQVKAGIKFESPANPQFAGIEVTGSNGQFTVAAKGGAFEEGNTYRLTLTDTKLFFEGQDQTTTIYVFSIAKQEVVQLPLNAGMIYIPFSSISNMTRDGSLVASTSISVIAASVGNNGTDLGSANVTNGTFTYTASPSTGSPSIQVGDTVALYEGTRPDERTADTSDANNGDVAYVQITAIDGDTYTYTNADAKNVLVKPDVLPVSIHADTDGNATTITVNHIAMNFQDSKYAPLGLNELTVVNVGDFIAFYDGEFGSESTFKGYGLITSITSEDGMDVIEYSVATQEQITGALDFYQKQQIDGDQLLSEADVASLEGQIKQQAVESGFVQEAADYLSAVALQTDAFKQRYEVHALGAPAVKVSVENLTVVPSISDKLKHFPGYTGASVTLQVKADIVIDTDDGNDDAIVIHLTSTFVEELRFELGINGDTQIQWYWFIPIIKDYIITANLDAYTYTGITVTAEIGTMAKEKLKDSLVDWADAEDVENIATQIQALLDGVGDSGAITADTLRSKYQEILENETEWVPLLSKELVKKSARVCIGIIEIEFTVNLVISMNPNLTVGIDFNYKSAKRYSVTVRVLSGSGSSDTVSLSGDGEYQFKFYVLGTLGLRAGIQVELKAGILSVDLNSIGFEVEAGPYLKLWGYFYYELTNSSAGKKSKSLGALFMEMGIYLESAFVAQVGDGWLSAEVPIYENEWPLYSVGAQDNVYDFVYPQDDKLGVNLLGKVTSVQLPDKFFTMNVMDMKTGETSEKLFDQSKFTVEVDSPDFVYDPSTKKLKLKNSNTLGTTSNLTITWKSAPLAFTSAQIKRTIPLSFSAATFDWGLQLYFNNGDMPLSIVAQYNAKITVPADPVRTGYKFAGWYDDPQGGSIYTIPDRMPAVFKTLHARWTPNTDTPYKIEHYLIDSNDYSATLADTEKLTGITGTEIIHTSNKYVNQGYLPQTAPRGVYINGSGLTVVKLYYQRATRTITFKSGYGDQSVVRSLTLPIGKNMTWTPVVTRPGYTFTGWSPSVPSTVPNQDTTYTATWTAKSDTPYKIVHLLQDISTGAIGPSTLANSYTVVYEENKKGTTDAATITASTEKSYEGFTYDSNAPGTLLSSTIAGDGTTVLRLYYKRNSYPVTYDLNGGKVLDDSGPVVYTIPYGGRVMQPYVTNGTATFGGWTPSKPATMTMPAHALNFKAEWETGTYVVTHIRQDLTGGYTITESETLEGPTNNEVTATPKSYAGFTFDSSVLGTVATGIIKGPNDSPPQLKLYYKRAKFKEIYDANGGEFGTTTDGVVLVSYGASLSSATEPQVTKAGYIFKGWTPSKASTMPAHDVTYTAQWELGSTVSSVSINSSEPEVGNTLTANVVMSDSGSAGSRVTYQWQVETAAGSGTYQNATGTGNTTASYTVAAVDAGKKLRVVVTGVGEVSGTATSAATSAVPVPVTGVTVDNVNPTIGDILVASVAMGDGNPAGSRVTYQWKVETAVGSGSYLSATGTGNTTASYTVAAADVGKKLQVVVAGVSPVIGTQTATTSAVVVKVSSVSIDNVTPSVGDTLTANAVMSDSGAAGSRVTYQWQVETAAGSGTYQNATGTGSTTASYTVAAVDAGKKLQVVVTGVSPVTGTQSASTGAGTVSITSVTIDNPDPSVGTTINANVTLNDGNPAGSRVAYQWQVEAESETYQNATGAGNTTAAYTIPSADAGKKLRVVVTGVSPAVGTLTSTATNAVLTSPAISFIADATAAGIANVVKVSDTEVTLSSAATLTGNLTIPAGVTLTVNGTFTVNAGKTLTVDGTLKASSTAFTNNGTVAIGSSGTVAINGQVSSKGTWTNNGTVNVPQGGVFKAELFSTLSGSGITNVSGRFETDNATVSITGSIIVSSAAVFNKNLLELFGTTGSISLTNGSSVTVTYSNGAVVYTLNGMGTVRTPQFKVNANEQYVVATGATLDVYTGMSFTVNANGAVINNGTVTNHGIITNNGTFDSTGGTFINNGTVNGTITGV; from the coding sequence ATGAACAACCCTGATGAACAACAGAAACCTCAACGATCTTTTAAAGATATTAAAACAACAGACTGGTTCTACGATGCCGTCGCCTATGTCCAACAAAATGGAATATTCAGCGGTACGGATAACGATAGCTTCTCGCCCGGCGGTACAATGACTCGCGCGATGTACGTAACTGTACTGGGGCGTATGGCGGGAGTCGATGTAAGCAAATATACAACTTCCGCATTTGCTGATGTGCAGTCAGACGCTTATTACGCGCCTTATGTGCAATGGGCAGTTGAAAAAGGCATTACAAAGGGTAAGGGCAATCATAAATTTTCACCAGACGCCGCTATAACAAGAGAACAAATGGCAACGCTGACTTTGGGCTTTTTTGAAAGTTATAAAATCCCATACCAGACGAACGTCAGCCTAACCTCTAAACCAAAAGACTTATCCGATATTTCTCCATGGGCGGTCGATGCGATCGTCAAGCTGTGGCAGGCAGGTTTGCTTACCGGCGATGCCAAAGGTAATTTCAATCCGCGCTCCCAAGCAACTCGAGCTGAGGCAGCTATGTTCAGCATGCGAAGCAATCAGGTTGTGAAGGCGGGGGCGAACCCCAATCCAACGAATCCAACTACCGAACCGTCGAAACCAACGACTGGAGGCGGCAGCTCGAGCACCAATCCCCCTAGTTCTCCTAACCCTGGAAACTCTCTTAACACTTATACCATTACGTTCGAGACGAATGGCGGATCGACGATTCCTAGCCTTTCGCTACAACAAGGCAAACGGCTGAATAATCTTCCGGTGCCATTAAAGGTAGGGGCTATTTTCCAAGGCTGGTATAAAGATAGCGGCCTTACCCAAGTATTGCTCAATGATGATGTCGTTAGCGGCAATATGACGCTGTATGCCAAATATATTGATAGCGTCGAAGAGGCTGTGCAAAGTATTCCGAGCATAACGGTGCTGGATCAAGCGCCTAGCTTCAAGATTAAGGTGACCGATACTACAGGCAGCTTGACGGCAGAGCAAGTGAAAGCGGGAATAAAGTTCGAATCTCCGGCTAACCCGCAATTTGCCGGTATTGAAGTCACAGGCTCCAATGGTCAATTTACTGTAGCTGCTAAAGGCGGCGCGTTTGAAGAAGGCAACACCTACCGACTAACTTTAACGGACACCAAGCTTTTTTTTGAAGGACAAGACCAAACGACCACGATCTATGTTTTCAGTATTGCGAAACAAGAGGTCGTTCAGCTCCCGCTTAATGCAGGCATGATCTATATACCGTTTTCGAGCATATCGAACATGACTCGCGATGGTTCGCTTGTTGCATCTACTTCGATTTCGGTAATCGCTGCGAGCGTTGGTAATAATGGAACCGATCTAGGATCCGCTAATGTGACAAACGGTACTTTCACATATACTGCCAGCCCGAGCACTGGCAGCCCAAGCATTCAAGTTGGCGATACCGTCGCTTTGTATGAGGGAACTCGGCCTGATGAGCGGACTGCCGATACAAGCGATGCCAATAACGGCGATGTAGCCTATGTACAGATCACGGCGATAGACGGAGACACGTACACCTATACCAATGCGGATGCGAAGAACGTGTTGGTGAAACCTGACGTTCTGCCGGTTAGTATTCACGCGGATACCGATGGGAATGCGACGACGATCACTGTAAACCATATAGCGATGAACTTCCAGGACAGCAAGTATGCGCCGTTAGGGCTTAATGAGCTTACGGTTGTCAACGTGGGCGACTTTATCGCTTTCTACGATGGCGAATTCGGCAGCGAATCCACTTTCAAGGGATACGGACTGATTACGTCCATTACCTCAGAAGACGGAATGGATGTCATCGAGTATTCGGTTGCAACGCAGGAGCAAATAACGGGAGCCCTTGATTTCTATCAAAAACAACAGATCGATGGAGATCAATTATTGTCGGAAGCCGATGTTGCTAGCTTAGAAGGACAAATCAAGCAGCAAGCGGTAGAAAGCGGGTTTGTGCAAGAAGCTGCCGATTATCTGTCGGCGGTGGCGCTGCAAACCGATGCGTTCAAGCAACGTTACGAAGTGCATGCGCTAGGGGCTCCGGCAGTTAAGGTTAGCGTGGAAAATTTGACCGTCGTACCTTCCATAAGCGATAAGCTGAAGCATTTCCCTGGATATACGGGCGCAAGTGTTACACTCCAAGTAAAGGCCGATATTGTCATTGATACAGACGATGGAAATGATGATGCCATCGTAATCCATTTGACGAGTACATTCGTCGAAGAATTGCGGTTTGAACTTGGAATCAATGGGGACACCCAAATCCAGTGGTATTGGTTTATCCCTATTATTAAGGACTATATCATTACAGCTAATTTGGATGCCTACACGTATACGGGGATCACGGTAACTGCCGAGATCGGCACCATGGCAAAGGAAAAGCTGAAGGATTCGTTGGTCGACTGGGCCGATGCGGAGGACGTAGAAAACATCGCTACGCAAATCCAAGCGCTTCTGGATGGCGTGGGCGATTCAGGTGCAATAACCGCGGATACATTGAGGAGCAAGTATCAAGAAATACTTGAGAACGAGACGGAATGGGTTCCGCTATTAAGCAAAGAACTGGTTAAAAAAAGCGCCAGAGTTTGCATCGGGATCATTGAGATCGAATTTACAGTCAACTTAGTCATAAGCATGAATCCGAATCTTACTGTAGGTATTGATTTCAATTATAAGAGTGCTAAGCGTTATTCGGTGACTGTACGGGTTCTAAGCGGATCAGGCAGCAGCGACACCGTAAGTTTATCAGGAGATGGCGAGTATCAGTTTAAGTTTTATGTCCTTGGCACTTTAGGGTTGCGAGCAGGTATTCAGGTGGAGCTTAAAGCAGGTATTCTAAGCGTGGATCTGAACAGTATCGGGTTCGAGGTAGAAGCGGGTCCTTATTTGAAATTATGGGGATATTTCTACTACGAGCTGACGAATTCGTCCGCCGGCAAGAAATCCAAGTCTCTCGGAGCCTTGTTTATGGAGATGGGTATTTATTTGGAATCCGCGTTCGTCGCACAGGTGGGGGATGGTTGGCTCTCGGCCGAAGTCCCGATCTATGAAAATGAATGGCCGCTTTATAGCGTTGGGGCACAGGATAATGTCTACGACTTTGTATACCCGCAGGATGATAAGCTTGGAGTGAATCTACTAGGCAAGGTAACATCCGTCCAATTGCCGGACAAGTTTTTCACGATGAATGTGATGGATATGAAGACAGGAGAGACGAGTGAAAAGCTGTTTGATCAATCGAAATTCACAGTCGAGGTGGATAGCCCTGACTTCGTGTACGATCCTAGCACCAAGAAATTGAAGCTTAAAAACTCGAACACGTTGGGAACCACCAGTAATCTGACAATTACATGGAAGAGTGCGCCTTTAGCATTTACTTCTGCTCAAATTAAGCGCACGATTCCATTGTCTTTCTCAGCAGCTACATTTGATTGGGGATTACAACTGTATTTTAACAACGGTGACATGCCTTTATCGATCGTCGCGCAATATAACGCCAAAATTACGGTTCCTGCCGATCCCGTACGCACTGGGTATAAGTTTGCAGGTTGGTATGACGATCCTCAGGGCGGCTCGATATATACGATTCCTGACCGTATGCCGGCGGTTTTCAAGACCCTCCATGCCCGCTGGACGCCGAACACGGATACGCCGTATAAAATCGAGCATTATTTGATAGATTCGAACGATTATTCTGCTACCCTTGCGGATACAGAGAAGTTGACGGGTATAACCGGAACTGAGATTATACACACTTCCAACAAATACGTGAACCAAGGTTATTTACCGCAAACGGCACCAAGAGGAGTGTACATTAACGGGAGCGGCTTGACAGTCGTTAAGCTTTATTACCAGCGTGCAACTAGAACGATTACTTTCAAGTCGGGTTACGGGGATCAATCTGTTGTACGCTCGCTAACTTTGCCAATCGGGAAAAACATGACATGGACGCCTGTAGTGACAAGACCAGGGTATACGTTCACCGGATGGTCGCCATCCGTTCCGAGCACAGTGCCGAATCAAGACACAACGTATACGGCGACGTGGACGGCCAAGAGCGATACGCCTTACAAAATCGTACATTTGCTACAGGATATTTCGACGGGTGCCATCGGACCTTCGACCTTAGCAAACTCTTATACTGTCGTCTATGAGGAAAATAAAAAGGGTACTACGGATGCCGCGACGATCACGGCATCTACCGAGAAGAGTTACGAAGGGTTTACCTACGACAGCAACGCTCCCGGCACACTTCTATCGAGTACGATAGCAGGTGATGGAACGACTGTTCTAAGACTGTACTACAAACGTAACTCGTATCCAGTGACCTATGATTTAAACGGAGGGAAAGTCTTAGACGACTCTGGACCTGTAGTATACACCATTCCATATGGCGGAAGAGTCATGCAGCCCTATGTGACGAATGGAACTGCTACATTCGGCGGATGGACACCATCTAAGCCGGCAACAATGACCATGCCGGCGCACGCTCTAAATTTCAAAGCTGAATGGGAAACGGGTACTTATGTGGTGACCCATATAAGACAAGATCTAACTGGTGGATATACGATAACCGAATCTGAGACGTTAGAGGGTCCAACCAACAATGAAGTCACAGCAACGCCAAAGAGTTACGCAGGCTTTACGTTTGACAGCAGCGTGCTGGGTACAGTTGCAACAGGAATCATTAAGGGGCCGAATGATAGCCCGCCTCAACTGAAGCTGTACTACAAACGGGCTAAGTTCAAGGAAATATATGATGCGAATGGCGGCGAATTCGGTACGACGACAGATGGTGTTGTATTGGTTTCGTACGGTGCATCCCTGTCCTCCGCAACCGAGCCGCAAGTAACAAAGGCTGGCTATATATTCAAGGGTTGGACACCGTCTAAGGCAAGTACAATGCCAGCTCATGATGTCACCTATACGGCTCAGTGGGAGCTTGGCTCGACGGTCTCTAGTGTAAGCATCAACAGTTCTGAGCCTGAGGTTGGCAATACTCTTACCGCGAATGTGGTCATGAGCGATAGCGGCTCGGCAGGCAGCCGAGTGACCTACCAATGGCAGGTAGAAACAGCAGCAGGAAGCGGAACGTATCAGAATGCCACAGGTACTGGCAACACAACAGCCAGCTACACGGTTGCGGCAGTCGACGCGGGTAAGAAGCTGCGAGTTGTTGTTACGGGTGTAGGTGAAGTATCAGGAACGGCAACAAGCGCAGCAACAAGTGCAGTGCCCGTTCCTGTTACGGGCGTAACCGTAGACAATGTAAATCCGACCATTGGCGATATCCTGGTTGCTAGCGTAGCCATGGGCGATGGTAATCCGGCAGGCAGCCGCGTTACGTATCAATGGAAAGTAGAAACGGCAGTAGGAAGCGGATCGTATCTAAGTGCAACAGGTACTGGAAACACAACAGCCAGCTACACGGTTGCAGCAGCAGATGTAGGCAAGAAACTGCAAGTTGTGGTTGCGGGCGTAAGCCCGGTTATTGGCACGCAAACAGCAACAACAAGCGCAGTAGTCGTTAAGGTATCTAGTGTAAGCATCGATAACGTTACACCTTCAGTTGGTGATACCCTTACTGCCAATGCGGTCATGAGCGATAGCGGCGCAGCAGGTAGCCGAGTGACCTACCAATGGCAGGTAGAAACAGCAGCAGGAAGCGGAACGTATCAGAATGCCACAGGTACTGGCAGCACAACAGCCAGTTACACGGTTGCAGCAGTAGACGCGGGTAAGAAGCTGCAAGTTGTGGTTACGGGCGTAAGTCCGGTGACGGGAACGCAAAGCGCATCAACGGGTGCAGGAACCGTAAGCATTACTTCGGTTACTATAGACAATCCAGATCCTAGCGTGGGTACTACCATTAATGCGAATGTAACGTTGAATGATGGTAACCCGGCAGGCAGTCGCGTTGCGTATCAGTGGCAAGTGGAAGCGGAAAGCGAAACGTATCAGAATGCAACGGGTGCTGGCAACACAACCGCAGCTTACACAATTCCGTCAGCAGATGCAGGTAAGAAACTGCGTGTTGTTGTTACAGGCGTAAGCCCGGCGGTTGGCACGCTAACAAGTACAGCAACGAATGCCGTGCTAACTTCTCCAGCCATTTCATTTATCGCCGATGCTACGGCAGCAGGAATAGCGAATGTCGTAAAAGTATCTGACACAGAAGTAACCCTATCAAGCGCAGCTACGTTGACGGGCAATCTGACAATCCCGGCAGGAGTAACGCTTACCGTTAATGGTACATTTACGGTGAATGCCGGCAAAACGCTTACCGTTGACGGCACACTGAAAGCTTCTAGCACAGCTTTTACGAACAACGGTACCGTTGCGATCGGTAGCAGCGGGACGGTTGCCATTAATGGTCAAGTGAGCAGTAAGGGCACATGGACCAACAATGGCACGGTTAACGTACCGCAAGGCGGCGTATTTAAAGCTGAGTTGTTTTCGACACTGTCAGGATCAGGCATCACGAATGTTTCTGGAAGATTCGAGACCGATAATGCTACTGTAAGTATTACGGGCAGTATTATAGTATCTTCTGCTGCTGTGTTTAATAAAAACCTGCTAGAATTGTTCGGTACTACGGGGAGTATCTCATTAACCAATGGCTCAAGCGTGACAGTGACGTACAGCAATGGCGCGGTGGTGTATACGTTGAATGGTATGGGGACGGTAAGGACGCCGCAATTCAAAGTAAATGCAAACGAGCAGTATGTTGTTGCAACTGGCGCTACGCTTGACGTATATACAGGCATGTCGTTTACGGTCAATGCGAACGGAGCAGTGATCAATAACGGTACAGTTACCAATCACGGCATAATCACGAATAACGGTACATTTGATTCGACTGGCGGCACATTTATCAACAACGGTACAGTTAATGGTACGATTACAGGTGTCTGA